In one Triplophysa dalaica isolate WHDGS20190420 chromosome 9, ASM1584641v1, whole genome shotgun sequence genomic region, the following are encoded:
- the LOC130428687 gene encoding uncharacterized protein LOC130428687: MRKRERKTDDAEGIRRESTLKPLVKNSASVPVRSKKAKKRAKHSEQHVNVSEQKREMKKMQTDNKTSPAVHRKSRKESRDASPLSIDSLTLSLSPPPIQVAPCPPAERIKSCHPSRLERLVIRVDPQPSTATPERSKVRRSRRNQRKEAENMYHEVPKPLAIRVDPQPATASPERSEVRRLANKLKKGEKKTDHEVPEPLVRRVYPKPSTSSPERSKMRRSRRKVMKEAENMDPEGFRRSASPDPNPEQTEVAKYEAGPPTPAPTAERVKSHHSSVPEQLVTTQSDLFTHLVFMDIEDEDEVQIISPFVLKDTRQRRPKPMRKKQTMFSWMEENKEMLESERSAKKVNNAKDTDHAGSSPYIPYEYTEAISLSAPSSQSDLILMDMNDNTESDEPEVKFISPFELKDTRHRRPKAVIKDQPMFCWMENTEMLESESEMDEVQPEAPEQQETPVKKSHPESNTDKQQTLLKEKDTHENNIMTGPYGPAGDTQDHLKGPEKTKAPSKTKGVFVLHHWLEKKTKERQEEKMRKEREIRETQLLRERYLNSPALKHLCVNKNNSHYIPNLLL, translated from the exons atgaggaagagagagagaaagacagatgatgCTGAAGGTATAAGGAGAGAGTCAACACTGAAACCGCTGGTGAAAAACTCTGCTTCAGTACCTGTGAGGTCAAAGAAAGCCAAGAAAAGAGCCAAACATTCAGAGCAACACGTGAACGTATCGGaacaaaagagagagatgaagaagatgCAGACTGACAACAAAACAAGTCCTGCAGTTCACAGAAAGTCTAGGAAAGAATCCAGAGATGCTTCTCCATTGAGCATCGATTCCTTGACACTTTCACTATCTCCTCCACCGATCCAAGTCGCTCCATGCCCACCAGCTGAGAGGATAAAATCCTGTCATCCATCAAGGCTGGAACGGCTGGTTATACGTGTTGATCCTCAACCCTCTACTGCAACACCTGAGAGATCAAAGGTGAGACGTTCAAGGAGGAACCAGAGGAAGGAAGCTGAAAACATGTATCATGAag TGCCTAAACCGCTGGCGATACGTGTTGATCCTCAACCCGCGACTGcatcacctgagagatcagaggTGAGACGTTTAGCAAATAAACTGAAGAAGGGTGAAAAGAAAACGgatcatgaag tgcctgaaccgctggtGAGACGTGTTTATCCTAAACCATCAACTtcatcacctgagagatcaAAGATGAGACGTTCAAGGAGGAAAGTGATGAAGGAAGCTGAAAACATGGATCCTGAAG gGTTTCGTCGATCTGCCTCACCCGACCCGAATCCTGAACAGACGGAGGTTGCAAaatatgaag CTGGTCCACCAACACCAGCTCCAACAGCTGAGAGGGTAaaatcccatcattcatcagtgcctgaacAGCTGGTCACCACACAGTCTGATCTCTTTACACACCTTGTCTTCATGGacattgaagatgaagatgaggtgCAAATCATCTCTCCATTTGTGCTGAAGGACACCAGACAGAGAAGACCTAAGCCCATGAGGAAAAAACAAACGATGTTTAGTTGGATGGAGGAGAACAAAGAGATGCTGGAGAGTGAAAGATCAGCGAAGAAAGTGAACAATGCTAAAGACACGGACCATGCAG GATCATCTCCTTACATCCCATATGAATATACCGAGGCGATATCACTGTCAGCACCTTCAtcacagtctgatctcatcCTCATGGACATGAATGATAACACCGAGTCTGATGAGCCTGAGGTGAAGTTCATCTCTCCATTTGAGCTGAAGGACACCAGACACAGAAGACCCAAGGCTGTGATAAAAGATCAACCGATGTTTTGTTGGATGGAGAACACGGAGATGCTGGAGAGTGAAAGTGAAATGGATGAAGTCCAGCCAGAAGCTCCAGAGCAGCAGGAGACACCTGTGAAAAAATCCCATCCAGAGAGCAACACTGACAAACAACAAACCCTTCTGAAGGAGAAAGACACTCATGAAAACAACATCATGACAGGTCCTTATGGTCCCGCTGGAGATACCCAAGATCACCTGAAAGGTCCAGAGAAAACCAAAGCTCCCAGCAAAACAAAAGGAGTATTTGTTCTTCATCACTGGCTTGAGAAAAAGACCAAAGAACGACAGgaggagaaaatgagaaaagaaagggaaataaGAGAAACACAGTTACTGAGGGAGAGATACCTCAACAGTCCAGCATTGAAGCATTTGTGTGTTAATAAGAACAACTCTCACTATATCCCGAATCTCCTTCTATAA
- the LOC130428688 gene encoding LOW QUALITY PROTEIN: calpain-3-like (The sequence of the model RefSeq protein was modified relative to this genomic sequence to represent the inferred CDS: inserted 2 bases in 1 codon), whose product MNLFEKQEIEFKYETESRKSSLSESYSKVFERVKSPTFEFPSETQLEDGPYVDSTFNFHSDVILKRPKEICESPQFIVDGATHLDICQGDLNDCWFLSAVASLSLYPSLMERVVPPGQSFQQGYNGCFFFQFWQYGEWCKVXDRLPMRDGQLMFLKSSNKNEFWTSLLEKAYAKLKGGYTALNMGFSHEAMADMTGGITEFIRLAPSSCNLGLFIRRLLQKGALINCSTSKGSFGENNGFGIINGHAYSVTGLEMIQTETGPVELVRIYNPWGKTEWEGPWSDKYGIEWVRVSKEEQNRVQRKNLEDGEFWMALSDFQHNFQEMEVCHLSDDTLSACGAIKRPWHCTSYHGKWIPFQDPQQYKLTLLEEDDDPSDPELTCSFLLALMQKQHRNLLMCVDLRVYKVQVGSEGEPVIQFTNKHFREVVLRERLAPGHYIIIPATSETNRTGEYLLRVLTEKGNPTVPVEKPVTDITSFSGPLSPCLSGLPSITEAKDLFMKHCTKGSFCRPLDLYNLLTEAIANGVFGGSEKKLSLEMCKSFVVLMDSKGTGHLDWMEFQALWEKLRQWTCIFMKFDKNKNHTLEHKEVPDALTAAGIKVDDFILQLISLRYTEPDMTVSFPGFLFLLLKLACMISKFRSFDIMEMGSITIKCRQFLTMTMYN is encoded by the exons ATGAACCTGTTTGAGAAGCAGGAGATTGAGTTTAAATACGAAACTGAATCAAGAAAATCAAGCTTGTCTGAATCTTATTCGAAGGTCTTTGAGCGAGTGAAGAGCCCAACCTTTGAGTTTCCCTCTGAAACCCAACTAGAGGATGGACCCTACGTGGATTCCACTTTTAATTTTCACTCCGACGTGATTTTAAAACGACCCAAG GAGATCTGCGAGTCTCCTCAGTTCATCGTGGATGGAGCCACACATTTGGACATCTGCCAAGGAGATCTGA ATGACTGCTGGTTCTTGTCGGCGGTGGCGTCCCTCTCACTATATCCGTCTCTAATGGAACGTGTTGTCCCACCGGGTCAAAGCTTTCAGCAGGGATACAACGGCTGCTTCTTCTTTCAG TTTTGGCAGTATGGCGAGTGGTGTAAGGT CGACCGTTTGCCCATGCGTGATGGCCAGCTGATGTTTCTGAAGTCTTCAAACAAAAACGAGTTCTGGACCTCATTGCTGGAAAAAGCTTATGCCAA gCTGAAGGGTGGATATACCGCTCTGAACATGGGTTTTTCTCACGAGGCGATGGCGGACATGACTGGTGGGATTACAGAGTTCATCCGTTTGGCGCCTTCGTCCTGCAATCTGGGCCTTTTCATACGCCGCCTGTTGCAGAAAGGAGCTCTCATCAACTGCTCCACATCCAAG GGATCTTTTGGGGAAAATAATGGATTTGGGATTATAAACGGTCATGCTTATTCTGTCACGGGTCTGGAGATG ATACAAACTGAAACTGGTCCTGTTGAGCTGGTGCGGATTTACAACCCGTGGGGTAAAACTGAGTGGGAGGGACCCTGGAGTGACAAATATGg GATCGAGTGGGTTAGGGTGAGCAAGGAAGAGCAGAACCGAGTGCAGAGAAAAAATCTGGAGGATGGGGAATTTTG gATGGCTCTGTCTGACTTCCAGCACAACTTTCAGGAAATGGAGGTGTGTCACCTGAGCGATGACACGTTGAGTGCATGCGGCGCCATCAAGCGCCCTTGGCACTGCACATCGTATCACGGAAAATGGATCCCTTTTCAAG aTCCACAGCAGTACAAGCTCACGCTGCTGGAGGAGGACGATGACCCCAGTGACCCAGAGCTAACATGCTCTTTCCTGTTGGCGCTCATGCAAAAACAACATCGTAACCTTCTGATGTGTGTAGATTTGCGGGTATACAAGGtacaa GTGGGATCTGAGGGTGAACCTGTGATCCAGTTCACTAACAAACATTTCCGGGAGGTTGTGTTGCGCGAACGCTTGGCACCTGGTCATTACATCATCATTCCTGCCACCTCAGAGACCAATAGGACGGGAGAATATCTCCTGAGAGTTCTGACGGAAAAAGGAAACCCCACCGT GCCTGTTGAGAAGCCTGTAACGGATATAACGTCATTCTCTGgg cCATTGTCTCCATGTCTGTCAGGACTGCCGTCTATTACTGAAGCTAAAGATCTCTTCATGAAACACTGTACCAAG GGATCTTTCTGTAGGCCACTGGATCTGTATAATCTGCTGACGGAAGCAATCGCAAATGGAG TCTTTGGAGGCAGTGAGAAGAAATTGAGTTTGGAGATGTGCAAGAGCTTTGTGGTGCTCATGGAC AGCAAAGGAACGGGTCATCTCGACTGGATGGAATTCCAGGCATTGTGGGAAAAACTCAGACAGTGGACG tgTATCTTCATGAAATTCGACAAAAACAAGAATCACACGCTGGAGCACAAAGAAGTCCCAGACGCTCTAACAGCAGCAG GCATAAAGGTGGATGATTTCATTCTGCAGCTGATCAGCCTGCGTTACACAGAGCCAGATATGACCGTCAGTTTCCCAGGATTCCTCTTCCTGCTCCTCAAACTGGCCTGCATGATCA GTAAGTTTCGGTCCTTTGATATCATGGAGATGGGAAGTATTACAATTAAATGCCGTCAG TTCTTGACTATGACCATGTACAACTGA